A DNA window from Malus domestica chromosome 12, GDT2T_hap1 contains the following coding sequences:
- the LOC103423438 gene encoding uracil phosphoribosyltransferase — MSSAPIYPILMACRINFSLRCPSSETPRFGSTCRLQNPSSSLLLNLAPASSSSSNPKKISYSATRRRSSVAVKSQMATEEKLASGNRMLVFVPPHPLIKHWVSVLRNEQTPCPIFRNAMAELGRLLLYEASRDWLPTVTGEIQSPMGVASVEFVDPREPISVVPILRAGLALVEHASSILPATKTYHLGFSRDEETLLPTVYLNKLPDNFPEGSRVFLVDPMLATGGTIVAALDLLKECGLDNKQIKVISAVAAPPALQKLSEKFPGLHVYTGIIDPTVNEKGFIIPGLGDAGDRSFGT; from the exons ATGTCTTCTGCACCAATCTATCCAATCCTAATGGCGTGCCGTATTAATTTCTCTCTCCGGTGTCCCTCCTCCGAAACGCCGCGTTTCGGTTCCACTTGTCGCCTCCAAAACCCTAGCTCCTCTCTCCTACTTAATCTCGCTCccgcctcttcttcttcttcgaatcccaAAAAG ATCTCGTATTCCGCTACGCGGCGGCGCAGCTCCGTTGCGGTGAAGTCTCAAATGGCCACGGAGGAGAAATTGGCTTCCGGGAACAGAATGCTT GTTTTCGTGCCACCGCACCCGTTGATCAAGCATTGGGTTTCGGTTTTGAGAAATGAGCAAACCCCTTGTCCGATTTTTC GAAATGCCATGGCTGAGTTGGGGAGGCTTCTTCTGTATGAAGCTTCAAGAGATTGGCTG CCTACGGTAACAGGAGAGATTCAGTCACCAATGGGTGTCGCATCAGTTGAATTTGTAGATCCAAGGGAGCCTATTTCG GTTGTTCCAATTTTGAGAGCTGGTCTGGCTCTTGTAGAACATGCATCGTCAATCTTGCCAGCCACAAAGACGTACCATCTTG GGTTTAGCAGAGATGAGGAGACACTTCTACCAACTGTATATCTGAACAA GTTACCTGACAATTTTCCGGAAGGCTCTCGAGTATTTTTGGTTGACCCTATGCTAGCAACAG gAGGCACAATAGTAGCGGCTTTGGATCTTTTAAAGGAATGCGGGCTTGACAACAAGCAGATCAAAGTG ATATCTGCTGTAGCTGCGCCTCCAGCACTTCAAAAGCTGAGCGAGAAGTTTCCAGG GCTTCATGTATACACTGGAATTATTGATCCTACCGTAAATGAGAAAGG GTTTATAATCCCTGGACTGGGTGATGCTGGAGACCGCAGCTTCGGTACATAA